One genomic segment of Kiritimatiella glycovorans includes these proteins:
- a CDS encoding DUF7594 domain-containing protein: MGWRRIVISGVLLTGLAAVAGERPPRTVLGPCADTEIRGGAYAARHFGNARELWVQRGNAAEEQRSILLRYDLSTLAQTSTASARIWFKGTAEGTGSNPSFSVYAIDSEWGESSVTFDTEPRKLERVAVTTIRPDTSGPVPFDLTDYVTRHLDRTELSFLIEMRSAPGFSRPVHFGSKEAGGDRAWLAIAEEPRPRYGFAAAMRPLWSNPVIHRETALPLSKEGQAPRARLAFRPERILRVEDYALTRTYEEGKDFRVDGRHLIVRPGSDMPVTLRRELFPDSPDAKPGVMKRRDGGYLAFSESSWFNDRQIRVTYRRGEPWRGPVPEYGGDRLPRTTGRLRAGAPLKIVLFGDSIAVGASASAKAARPPYMPSWGRLLAEQLRRETASSIELINPSLGGMTSAWGAKTVDGLVAHERPDLCILAFGMNDGGHVPVERYIENTKATIRAIRTQNPDAEFILVMSMLPNEQWRALEPMRGYLPALKQLKGDGVAVADLWSLHAYLLRNKIYADMTGNHVNHPNDFLVRLYAQTLATMLIE; the protein is encoded by the coding sequence ATGGGCTGGCGCAGAATTGTCATCAGCGGAGTGCTCCTGACGGGGCTGGCGGCGGTGGCCGGCGAACGTCCGCCCCGCACGGTACTCGGGCCCTGCGCGGATACGGAAATCCGCGGCGGGGCGTACGCCGCACGACATTTCGGAAATGCGCGCGAACTTTGGGTTCAGCGCGGAAATGCGGCGGAGGAGCAGCGCTCCATCCTGCTGCGCTACGACCTCTCCACCCTTGCGCAGACCTCGACGGCGAGCGCCAGGATCTGGTTTAAGGGAACCGCGGAGGGCACGGGATCAAACCCCTCGTTCTCCGTGTACGCCATCGATTCGGAATGGGGCGAGTCGTCGGTCACCTTCGATACGGAACCGCGAAAACTCGAACGGGTGGCCGTGACCACCATCAGGCCGGATACTTCGGGGCCGGTCCCTTTTGATCTCACGGATTACGTGACCCGTCATCTCGACCGCACGGAACTCTCTTTTCTGATCGAAATGCGCAGCGCTCCCGGATTCTCCCGCCCGGTGCACTTCGGTTCGAAAGAGGCCGGCGGCGACCGCGCATGGCTGGCGATCGCAGAAGAACCCCGCCCGCGCTACGGGTTCGCGGCCGCAATGCGTCCCCTCTGGTCCAACCCCGTCATTCACCGGGAAACAGCCCTCCCCCTTTCGAAGGAGGGCCAGGCACCCCGGGCGCGCCTGGCCTTCCGCCCCGAACGCATCCTCCGGGTGGAGGATTACGCCCTCACCCGCACCTACGAAGAGGGAAAGGATTTCCGCGTGGATGGGCGCCATTTAATCGTGCGGCCCGGGAGCGACATGCCGGTGACCCTCCGACGCGAACTCTTTCCGGACAGCCCCGACGCGAAGCCGGGCGTGATGAAGCGGCGGGACGGCGGATACCTCGCGTTTTCCGAATCCTCATGGTTCAACGATCGGCAGATACGAGTCACCTACCGGCGCGGGGAACCATGGCGCGGACCGGTACCGGAATATGGCGGCGACAGGCTGCCGCGCACGACCGGCCGGCTGCGGGCGGGCGCGCCGCTTAAGATCGTGCTCTTCGGCGACAGCATCGCGGTGGGCGCCTCCGCCAGCGCCAAAGCCGCCCGTCCGCCGTACATGCCCTCGTGGGGACGCCTGCTCGCGGAACAGCTGCGCCGCGAGACGGCTTCCTCCATCGAGCTCATCAACCCCTCGCTGGGCGGAATGACCTCGGCGTGGGGGGCGAAGACGGTCGACGGACTGGTCGCGCACGAGCGACCGGATCTGTGCATTCTCGCCTTCGGCATGAACGATGGCGGTCATGTGCCGGTCGAACGCTACATCGAAAACACGAAGGCAACCATACGCGCCATCCGGACTCAGAATCCGGACGCTGAGTTCATCCTGGTTATGTCGATGTTACCCAACGAGCAATGGCGCGCGCTGGAGCCCATGCGCGGCTATCTTCCCGCATTGAAGCAACTCAAAGGCGACGGCGTGGCGGTAGCCGACCTGTGGTCGCTGCACGCCTACCTGCTCCGGAACAAGATCTACGCGGACATGACCGGAAACCACGTCAATCACCCCAACGACTTTCTCGTGCGGCTCTACGCCCAGACGCTCGCGACTATGCTGATTGAATGA
- a CDS encoding sulfatase — MKRRDFISALAGSVVMGSWAAGAARRSRPNVLFLCVDDLRPMLGCYGHDFMKTPNIDRLAAQGMVFDRSYAQFSICGPSRASMLTGLRPEHHGMQDNAVSLRGVSPDILTLPQHFRLHGYRTVGMGKIFHHGGGGDERSWDEWKAFTGRGYFDPENLAEQKRRRKEVQNRIDAGEDLSPHQRFALTVGPCTEAYDAPEEKYPDGVIGRMAVESLHELAGEEQPFFLAAGFLKPHLPLIAPKRYWNLYDRASLPLTLMENPAGAPDFHPHNAYELRMYHDVPNAGPLPEKLRRRVMHGYCACTSFIDAQVGRILRTLDELKLSRDTVIVLWGDHGFHLGEVGVYCKDTNYETSLRCPLIVRVPGMETAGRHSDALTEAVDIAPTLCELAGLPPPGRADGMSLTPLLYDLDLPWKNAVYAMNRRAWQHPYTGQSVRTDRYRYIRWIDEDGSTKAEELYDYRDEPLETRNRVDDPEYRDALERLRPMYDRMLQRAGRADRGRG; from the coding sequence ATGAAAAGACGTGATTTTATTTCGGCACTGGCGGGATCGGTGGTCATGGGCTCATGGGCGGCGGGGGCGGCGCGCCGATCCAGGCCGAATGTGCTGTTTCTCTGCGTGGACGATCTGCGTCCGATGCTCGGCTGTTACGGCCATGATTTCATGAAGACGCCGAACATCGACCGGCTGGCGGCGCAGGGGATGGTTTTCGACCGCTCGTACGCGCAGTTCTCGATCTGCGGCCCCTCGCGCGCGAGCATGCTCACCGGCCTGCGTCCGGAGCACCACGGGATGCAGGACAACGCCGTCTCGCTGCGAGGCGTGTCACCCGACATCCTGACCCTGCCCCAGCACTTCCGCCTGCACGGATACCGCACCGTCGGCATGGGCAAGATCTTCCATCACGGCGGGGGGGGCGACGAACGCTCATGGGACGAGTGGAAGGCCTTTACCGGACGCGGCTACTTCGACCCCGAAAACCTCGCCGAACAGAAGCGCAGGCGGAAAGAAGTGCAGAATCGGATCGATGCCGGCGAGGATTTATCGCCACACCAGCGCTTTGCCCTGACCGTCGGCCCGTGCACCGAAGCGTATGATGCGCCGGAAGAAAAATATCCCGATGGAGTCATCGGGCGGATGGCGGTCGAAAGCCTGCACGAACTCGCCGGAGAAGAGCAGCCGTTCTTCCTGGCCGCCGGTTTCCTGAAACCCCACCTCCCACTGATCGCGCCGAAGCGCTACTGGAATCTCTACGACCGCGCCTCGCTTCCGCTCACGCTTATGGAGAACCCCGCGGGAGCACCCGACTTCCACCCGCACAACGCCTATGAACTGCGCATGTACCACGACGTTCCAAACGCCGGCCCCCTGCCCGAAAAGCTCCGGCGCAGGGTGATGCACGGCTACTGCGCCTGCACGTCATTTATCGACGCGCAGGTCGGACGCATTCTCCGTACGCTGGATGAACTGAAGCTATCACGTGACACCGTCATCGTGCTGTGGGGAGACCACGGCTTTCACCTCGGCGAAGTCGGCGTCTACTGCAAGGACACCAACTACGAGACCTCCCTGCGCTGTCCGCTGATCGTGCGGGTGCCGGGGATGGAGACGGCGGGGCGGCACAGCGACGCGCTGACCGAGGCGGTCGATATTGCGCCCACGCTCTGCGAACTGGCGGGCCTGCCGCCGCCCGGCCGCGCGGACGGCATGAGTCTCACGCCGCTGCTCTACGACCTCGATCTGCCGTGGAAAAACGCCGTCTACGCCATGAACCGCCGCGCGTGGCAGCATCCGTACACCGGACAATCCGTCCGCACCGACCGCTACCGCTATATCCGCTGGATCGACGAAGATGGATCGACGAAAGCCGAGGAGCTTTACGATTATCGCGACGAACCACTGGAGACGCGGAACCGGGTTGATGATCCGGAATATCGGGACGCGTTGGAGCGCCTGCGTCCCATGTACGACCGGATGCTGCAACGTGCGGGAAGGGCAGACCGTGGGAGGGGGTAA
- a CDS encoding sulfatase, which translates to MKETISRRSFLTRALTLPALYAVSGEAAAQFELRGKRPHILLITTDDQGTTLGCYGDPLGRTPNMDRLAAEGMRFTRAYVTHASCSPSRSSILTGLYPHQNGQIGLAGAHPEYGVKRNIPTLPGILKESGYYNGIIGKLHVTPQEIFPFDFEWWKHQALKTRDVREVARRAAMFFDEAGDRPFFLYVNYFDPHRPYNEEANQYMGLPEDPYTPEEVEPFPYLHADGDRVRREVAGYYNAQRRADAGLGMLLETLREAGHEEDTLIIFLGDHGVPFVRAKTTCYEAGEEVPFLVRWPGVIRPGQVNHDFISSVDILPTILDAAGIAPPAHRAGRSLIPLLTGSTPADWRKTLYGEYTAHAAQHFYPRRSIRDRRYKLIRNLDHTRPNPVPQIGPVGIKFAEDDETRQAYETSMHPPEFELYDLSKDPHEMHNLAGNPEMKPVLERMKAELQRRREETDDPLLDPEELVRLKAAHDL; encoded by the coding sequence ATGAAAGAGACGATCAGCCGAAGAAGCTTTCTGACCCGAGCCCTGACTTTGCCCGCGCTCTACGCGGTCTCCGGCGAAGCCGCCGCGCAGTTCGAACTGCGCGGGAAGCGACCCCACATCCTGCTGATCACGACCGACGACCAGGGGACGACGCTGGGTTGTTACGGCGACCCCCTGGGGCGCACGCCGAACATGGACCGGCTGGCGGCGGAAGGGATGCGATTCACCCGCGCCTACGTGACGCACGCTTCGTGCAGCCCCTCGCGCAGTTCAATACTCACGGGGCTCTACCCGCACCAGAACGGTCAGATCGGTCTCGCCGGTGCGCATCCCGAATACGGCGTCAAACGCAACATCCCCACGCTCCCCGGAATCCTCAAGGAATCGGGATACTACAACGGCATCATCGGGAAACTGCATGTCACCCCGCAGGAGATCTTCCCGTTCGATTTCGAATGGTGGAAACATCAGGCCCTGAAGACGCGCGACGTGCGCGAGGTCGCGCGGCGCGCGGCGATGTTTTTCGACGAAGCGGGCGATCGCCCCTTTTTCCTGTATGTCAATTACTTCGATCCGCATCGGCCGTACAACGAGGAGGCCAACCAGTACATGGGTCTGCCCGAGGACCCGTACACGCCGGAGGAGGTCGAGCCCTTCCCCTACCTGCACGCCGATGGCGACCGGGTGCGCCGGGAGGTCGCCGGTTACTACAACGCCCAGCGCAGGGCGGATGCCGGTCTGGGCATGCTCCTCGAAACATTGCGGGAGGCCGGACACGAAGAGGATACGCTCATCATCTTTCTCGGCGATCACGGCGTTCCCTTCGTTCGCGCCAAGACCACCTGTTACGAGGCCGGCGAGGAGGTACCCTTCCTCGTGCGCTGGCCCGGCGTAATCCGTCCCGGACAGGTCAACCACGATTTTATCTCCTCGGTCGATATCCTGCCCACGATCCTGGACGCAGCCGGCATCGCACCGCCGGCGCACCGGGCGGGCCGTTCGCTCATCCCGCTGCTCACGGGATCCACCCCGGCGGACTGGCGCAAGACGCTCTATGGGGAATACACCGCCCATGCCGCGCAGCACTTCTATCCCCGCCGTTCGATCCGCGACCGGCGTTACAAGCTGATCCGGAATCTCGATCACACGCGCCCCAATCCCGTGCCGCAGATCGGACCGGTCGGGATCAAGTTCGCCGAGGACGACGAGACGCGGCAGGCGTACGAGACGAGCATGCATCCGCCCGAATTCGAGTTGTATGATCTCTCGAAGGACCCGCACGAGATGCATAACCTCGCGGGCAATCCGGAGATGAAACCGGTACTGGAGCGGATGAAGGCCGAACTGCAGCGGAGGCGGGAAGAAACCGACGACCCGCTGCTCGACCCTGAAGAACTCGTTCGGCTCAAAGCCGCACATGACCTGTAA